In Anabaena sphaerica FACHB-251, a genomic segment contains:
- a CDS encoding phytanoyl-CoA dioxygenase, with the protein MIQTLKNKINMLTSELDYRVALAKHKKKLPVLSHADNLIAQALKREGVYVTSLEHLGLPSTAQMLDSANSYAAMMESPRNIQSGYKLPQIYTVTDLPEFFTWGIEKRLQNIIENYIRLPMVFHGVHVRKDFPNEQQLQTLLWHKDSEDRRMIKVIIYLNDVTEKHGPFEYLPLPTNLVDWCNYYRVDYALWKSNYLGINDEKMMKIIPKSAWKSCPGKIGTVIFVDPRNVLHHGTVRTEERSTLFFVYTANPPKRPELCTQYNDDTFIKPNKQLIPESIGKG; encoded by the coding sequence ATGATACAAACTCTCAAAAATAAAATAAATATGCTGACTTCCGAGCTAGATTATCGAGTAGCACTAGCTAAACACAAAAAAAAATTACCTGTGTTATCTCATGCGGATAATTTAATTGCTCAAGCTCTAAAACGAGAAGGTGTGTACGTCACTTCCTTAGAACATTTAGGATTACCATCAACTGCACAAATGTTAGATAGTGCTAACAGTTATGCAGCGATGATGGAAAGTCCGAGAAATATCCAATCAGGGTATAAATTACCGCAAATTTATACAGTTACAGATTTACCAGAATTCTTTACTTGGGGAATTGAAAAACGGCTGCAAAATATCATAGAAAACTATATCAGATTACCTATGGTTTTTCATGGTGTTCATGTGCGAAAAGACTTTCCAAATGAGCAGCAATTACAAACACTGCTTTGGCATAAAGATTCTGAAGATCGGCGCATGATTAAAGTCATTATTTATTTAAATGACGTGACAGAAAAACACGGACCATTTGAATATCTACCCCTACCTACTAATCTTGTAGACTGGTGTAATTATTATCGGGTTGACTATGCACTTTGGAAGTCTAATTATTTAGGAATCAACGATGAAAAAATGATGAAAATAATTCCTAAATCAGCTTGGAAATCTTGCCCAGGAAAAATTGGAACTGTAATTTTTGTAGATCCAAGAAATGTTTTACATCATGGTACTGTGAGAACGGAAGAACGTTCAACACTATTTTTTGTGTATACAGCAAACCCACCGAAGCGCCCAGAACTTTGTACTCAATACAATGATGATACTTTTATCAAACCAAATAAACAATTAATCCCTGAAAGCATAGGAAAGGGCTAG
- a CDS encoding glycosyltransferase family 2 protein: protein MNKLLTIAIPTYNRADLLDQQLEWLSKAIKGYESDCEILISDNCSSDNTQEVITKWKNTLTYVTFNSNRNIENLGVMKNILYCLNSATTKYVWTIGDDDPIQNQAISYVITKIKKHQDLSLLFLNFSGRNKITGEPVHPPTIVGNRWFDVESEDGEGDGKAIFEYCFSKSVGAVIFLTASVYRTDLVKRALQIWPDAVNNWISLAYLAGYCAANGKVIVTKETYLECIVGVSYWQKEPKSALLMQYKHIPEVIFKLQENGYSKRFYAQMMVNKFQEVNLKVFLGALKRWPVTAIKTAVPFLALATISAIEVMAAPEVIIAESFQPSNQIIRRNKQ, encoded by the coding sequence ATGAATAAATTACTGACTATTGCTATTCCTACCTACAATCGTGCGGATTTACTGGATCAACAATTAGAGTGGTTGTCTAAAGCTATCAAAGGTTATGAATCTGATTGCGAGATATTAATTTCTGATAATTGTTCTAGTGATAACACCCAGGAAGTTATCACAAAATGGAAAAATACACTTACTTATGTAACTTTTAATTCCAATAGAAATATTGAAAATTTAGGCGTAATGAAAAATATCCTTTATTGCCTGAATTCAGCAACAACAAAATATGTTTGGACAATTGGAGATGATGATCCAATTCAAAATCAAGCAATTAGTTATGTAATAACTAAGATTAAAAAACATCAAGATTTATCATTACTATTTCTCAATTTTTCTGGGAGGAATAAAATTACTGGTGAACCAGTTCATCCACCAACTATTGTTGGTAATCGCTGGTTTGATGTTGAAAGTGAAGATGGTGAAGGGGATGGTAAAGCAATATTTGAATATTGTTTTTCTAAAAGTGTTGGAGCAGTCATTTTTTTAACTGCTTCAGTATACAGGACTGATTTAGTTAAACGCGCTCTACAAATTTGGCCAGATGCTGTGAATAATTGGATATCTTTAGCATATTTAGCTGGGTATTGTGCTGCTAATGGCAAAGTAATCGTCACCAAAGAGACTTATTTAGAATGTATTGTTGGTGTGAGTTATTGGCAGAAAGAACCAAAATCTGCGCTATTAATGCAATATAAACACATACCAGAAGTAATTTTTAAGCTGCAAGAAAATGGCTATTCTAAGCGATTTTATGCACAAATGATGGTGAATAAGTTTCAAGAAGTTAACTTGAAAGTTTTCTTGGGTGCTTTGAAAAGATGGCCAGTTACTGCTATTAAAACAGCCGTTCCTTTTTTGGCTTTAGCGACTATTTCTGCTATTGAAGTCATGGCTGCTCCCGAAGTTATAATTGCTGAATCTTTTCAGCCATCAAACCAAATTATTCGTCGTAATAAACAATAA
- a CDS encoding NAD-dependent epimerase/dehydratase family protein: MKILITGTEGYLGSLLPPLLIARGHEVLGVDTGFYKVGWLYNGTDVTAKTLNKDIRNITPEDLLGVEAIVHMAELSNDPTGQLAPNITYEINHLGSVRLANLAKAVGIRRFVYMSSCSVYGVASEDDVTEESPVNPQTAYAECKTLVERDVQALADDDFSPTFMRNATAFGASPRMRFDIVLNNLSGLAWTTKEIKMTSDGTPWRPLVHALDICKAIVCALEAPRDIVHNQVFNVGDTANNYRVKEIAEIIADAFPGCRLSFGNNGSDNRSYRVSFEKINTILPGFKCDWNAQRGAQQLLDLFSQIDMTEDTFLFRGFTRLKQLEYLIRTQQIDKDFFWNK, translated from the coding sequence ATGAAAATATTAATCACAGGAACAGAAGGATATCTTGGTTCCTTACTACCTCCTTTGTTAATTGCAAGAGGTCATGAAGTTCTGGGCGTAGATACTGGTTTTTATAAAGTTGGTTGGCTATATAACGGAACTGACGTAACAGCGAAGACTCTTAACAAAGATATTCGTAATATTACTCCTGAAGATTTGCTGGGTGTAGAAGCAATAGTTCACATGGCAGAACTTTCCAACGATCCTACCGGACAATTAGCACCTAACATTACCTATGAAATTAATCATTTAGGTTCAGTTCGTCTTGCTAATTTAGCTAAAGCAGTGGGTATCCGTCGCTTTGTTTATATGTCTTCTTGCAGTGTTTATGGCGTTGCGAGTGAAGATGATGTTACAGAGGAATCACCTGTTAATCCTCAAACAGCTTATGCAGAATGTAAAACATTAGTAGAAAGAGATGTTCAAGCATTAGCTGATGATGACTTTTCTCCTACTTTCATGCGGAATGCTACCGCTTTTGGTGCTTCTCCCAGAATGCGATTTGATATTGTTTTAAACAATTTATCAGGATTAGCATGGACTACCAAAGAAATTAAAATGACCAGTGATGGTACACCTTGGCGGCCATTAGTTCATGCTTTGGATATTTGCAAAGCCATTGTTTGTGCCTTAGAAGCACCTAGAGATATTGTCCATAATCAAGTCTTTAATGTGGGAGATACAGCAAATAATTATCGAGTTAAAGAAATCGCAGAAATTATTGCTGATGCTTTCCCAGGTTGTAGATTATCTTTTGGTAATAACGGTTCAGACAACCGTAGCTATCGAGTATCTTTCGAGAAAATAAATACTATTTTACCCGGATTTAAGTGTGATTGGAATGCTCAACGCGGCGCTCAACAGCTATTAGATTTGTTCAGCCAAATTGATATGACTGAAGATACTTTCTTGTTCCGAGGATTTACACGCTTAAAGCAGTTGGAGTATTTAATTCGTACTCAACAAATTGACAAAGATTTCTTTTGGAATAAATAA